DNA from Haloferax volcanii DS2:
GCGGCGAACTCGGCGCACTCGCGGAGCGTTCGAACCGCCTGCTCGCGGGTGTGCTCGCGGACGTGGTCGGGGTAGCGCGTCCGAACCGACCCCCCGTGGACGATGACGCCGCCGGCGTCGATTGCCGCGGCGAGCTCGATTGCCTCTTTGGTCGCCGCGACCGCGGCGTTCCGAAGGCGCTCGTTGACGTTCCCGGGCGCGACGTCGAGGTGCGGGCCGTGGACCGTGTAGCTCACGTCGAACTCCTCGGCGACCGCCCGCAGGCGCTCGGCGTCTCGCTCGCCCGGTTGCACGTCCAGATACCCCGCGCGGAGTTCGACGTGGTTCAGGTCGAACCGCCGGAGGAACCCGGCGAACGAGGCCACCTCGTCGGCGTAGCGGATGTCCATCGACGCGCCGAACCGCGGTCGCTGGACGGGCGTCGCCTCAGACATCGACCCGGCTCGCGGGGACGAGTCGGTCGCCGCGGAGGACCGGCACGACCGACCGGGAGTCGATAGCCGTCTCGAACTCGTGGAGGTCGCGCCGCCGAATCTCGTGTTTCTGCTCGTATCGCGGCCCCTTCGCGGTCACGAGGAGGCGCGCGTACCGCTCGCGGTCGCGGTCGGTGAGGCCGTCGCCGTGGAGGCACTCGTCGATGAGCGCCGCGCCGAGGGTGTCGTCGGGCGTCGGCTGGCCGCTCGACCCGCTGGCGACGATAGTGACCGGCCGCCCGCGGGCTTCGAGCAGGTCCGCGACCGCCGCGGCGTTCGTGTAGCCGCCGACGAACACCTCGACGTCGGACCCGCCGCGCTCGCGGAGCGTCGAGACGGCGCGCCCGCCGTTCGTGGAGGTCATCGCGGTCGGTCGCCCGTCGAGGTCCAACTGCTGGACGTAGCTCGGCGAGTTGAAGAAGTCGTAGCCGGGGTTCGGCTCGTAGTCGTCGGTCTTGCCGCCGCCGATGAGACTGTCGGGGTGGTCCTCTTGGTACGCCGGTTCGTCGCCGCGCTCGTCGGTCACGTGGACGTACTCCGCCCCGAGCGCGAGCAGTTCCGCGACGGTCGCCGAGAAGTGGGTCACGTCCACCACCACGTAGTCGCCCGGCGTCGGCTCCGCCGGGATGTTCTCACAGCCCTCTATCAACGTCTCTACGAACGGCTCTGTCTGTCGTCCATCTGCGGACATAGCCCAGGCTCTCGACAACACCCACAAGTCAGTTGCTAGTAGCGATATATATCCGACCGTACTATCCGTAGTTCGGACGCCGCGTTCGACGACGCCGGGATCGGGAGAATACTCGGAAAGCAAACTATTTTCTACTAGATATTATGATAGTTCTCTCTCGCCGGTCGCGGTCCCGACCGCGGCTTGGAACGACGACGTTCTTCCGACGAATCGTCTGTCTCACTCCCTGTCGATTCGGGGGCGTACAGCGCCACACTCGGCGTTTCTTCGTTCGAGCGAGCCGAGCAGTCGGGAACGTCCCATCTCGGTCGTGATTTGGACGCGTTCCCGAACTGTTGGATGCCCCGAAACGCACCCGCTCCACCGCGGAGCGTGCGACCGCGTTCACACCGCCACTAAGATATCACCGAAACACTCTAAATCGCCCGAATTTTACCTGTTCGTGGCAAACGACGCCGTCGTCGTGGGTGGGGCTATCGACGCGGGAGTCCCGTGGTCGGCTCCCAGCCCGCCGGCGGTTTGCCCCGACTTCGGTCGCTTCGGCCACGAGACGGACAGACAAACTTATCAGTATAACTACTGTCTTACTGTTTGATTAGTGAGCTTCGAAAGCGTCCGTGGCCGCCGCGTCGTTGCCGCCGACAGCGTCTTCCACCGCCGGCCCAACGTCGATTCGAGATGACTCTCGCCACCGAACGACTCCGCCGATTCAAGACGCCGCTCCGGTACGCGATGGGTTGCCTCTACGTCCTCGCCGGCGTGATGCACTTCGTCGTGCCGAACGCGTACGCGCAGGTCGTTCCGCCCGTCTTCCCGGCGGCGCTCGCGCTCGTCTACGTCTCCGGCGTCGTCGAAATCGCCCTCGGCGTCGGCGTCGGCGTCCGCCGCACTCAGCGCGTCGCCGCGTGGGGGCTCATCGCACTGCTGATTGCGGTCTTCCCCGCGAACGTCTACATGGCGACGAGCGACATCGTGCTCGACGGCGTTCCGGCGGCGTTTCGGGAGCCCTCGGACGCCGCGCTGTGGCTTCGCCTGCCGCTTCAGGGCGTACTCGTCGCGTGGGCGTGGTGGTACACTCGCCCCGAGTCCGTCGAGGCCGACGAGTCGCGTTCGGTGCGGTGACTGTCTCCAAGCGAATTGGTGTGAATCACCACGCTGTCACGCGGTTTTTCGCGTCCAAACGGAACTGATTCAAGCGCGCCGGTGCGAGCCGTACCCGATGACCGAAGATGACACTCACGACCGCGTCGTCCCCGGAAGCGACGAGGCCATCGACTCGGCCGACGTTCGGGGCTACGACTTCGACGGCGCGTTCGACTTCGACGAGTTCCTCGACGCGTACGCGACGACCGGCTTTCAGGCGACGCAGCTCGCCGAAGCCATCGACATCGCGGAGGAGATGCAGGAGGCGGATGCGACCGTCTACCTGACGTTCACCTCGAACATCGTCTCGTCAGGCCTGCGCGAGGCCGTCGCCTACCTCGTCCGCGAGGGGTTCGTCGACGTGCTCATCACGACCTCTGGGTCGCTGACCGAGGACGTCATCAAGACCGCCAAGCCGTTCAAGATGGGCTCGTGGGACGCCGACGAGGGCGAACTCCGCGAGCGCGGCATCAACCGCCTCGGCAACATCTACGTCCCCTCCGACCGGTACGTCTGGCTCGAACAGTACCTCTACGACTTCTTCGAGGACTTCTTCGCGGAGGAGAAAGTGCGAACGCCGACGGCGTTCGCCCGCGAACTGGGCGCGACGCTCGACGACGAGCACTCGGTGTTGAAGCAGGCGGCCGACAACGACGTGCCGGTCTACTGCCCGGCGCTCACCGACGCCGAGGTCGGTAACTTCCTCTACTACTACCGGCAGGGCTACGACAAGGAGGTCGGCATCGAGATTCTCGACGACTACGACTCGCTCATCCAGGACGGCCTCCTCGCGGACGAAACCGGTCTCATCGCCGTCGGCGGCGGCGTCCCCAAGCACCACGCCATCATGACGAACCTCTTCCGCGGCGGCGCGGACTACGTCGTCTACATCTCGACGGGGATGGAGGGCGACGGCTCGCTGTCGGGTGCGCCCCCGAACGAAGCCGTATCGTGGGGGAAAGTCAAGGACCACGACACGAACTACACGCAGGTCGAAGCCGAGGCGACGCTGGTCTTCCCGCTCCTCGTCGCCGGCGCGTTCAAGAACTAGCGGGGCTACGCGCCCCGCCGAGCGATATTTATCCTCGTGAGCGAGTGGTTGCTCACCCAACATGAACGAAGACGACGCGGTCGGCGGCGAACTACGAACGGTCGGTATCCTCGGCGGCATGAGCAGTCAATCGACGGTCGAGTACTACCGGCTCATCGACGAGGGTATCAACGACGTGCATGGCGGCCACCACGCGGCGGAACTCCTGATTCGGAGCGTCGACTTCGGCACCGTCGAGCGCTACATTCGGACCGAGCGGTGGGACGACGCGGCTGACTATCTCGCAGCCGCCGCGACGGACCTCGAAGCCGGCGGCGCGGACTTCGTCGTCATGGCGACGAACACGATGCACAGGGTCGCACCGCGCATCGAAGCGGCGCTTTCGATTCCCTTCCTCCATATCGTCGACGCGGCCGCGGACGCGATTCTCGCCGACGGACTGGAGACCGTCGGCGTCCTTGGAACTCGGGCGACGATGGACGGCGCGTTTTACCGGGAGCGGTTCGAGGAACACGGCATCGATGTCATCGTCCCCGAGGAGTCGCGTCGAGACGAAATCGACCGAATCGTCTTCGAGGAACTGACCAAGGGCGAGATTCGCGAGGCGTCCCGCGACTACTACCTGAAAGCCGTCGACCAGTTAGTCGAACGAGGTGCCGACGGAATTGTCCTCGGCTGCACGGAAATCGAACTCCTCGTCGAACAGGCCGACCGGCCGGACGTTCCGCTGTTCGACACGACGGCGCTCCACGTCGAGCGGGCCGTCGAACGAAGCCTCGCGGGACGGGTAGACGGATAGCGGAGTTCGGTCGTCGGGATGTCAGTTCCCACCCTTCGCGAGCGACTTCGGGTCCGTGGCGTAACTAAGGAACCACCCACTCAGTGGGGAGTGACTCGCTTGAGCAGATAGTAATCCGATGGCCGAAAACGCCACGCGGCCGTTCGGCGGCCGCGACGCGGTCCTGAATCGGCGGTGACCACACCTCCTGTACAATTACACTTTACAAAATTAAACCACAATTGATTTTTGCGGCGGGCGGAGAATATCGAGGAGACAACGGTCGCTACCCACTCTCAGGAATCATGAACGAAGCACGCCCTCTACGACGCCGTACCGTACTATCAGTACTCACAGCGGCGAGTCTCGGTGGTCTCGCCGGCTGTCTCGGAGGGGCCGACGACAGCGCCCCGGACGCGAGTGAGAACGAATCCACGACGTTCCGAGTGGGAACACAGTGGAACCCGGACTCGCTCGACCCCCTCGTCAAAGGGTGGGTGTTCAGGAAACTGAGCGTCATCGAGCCGCTGGTAATCACGGACTACGATGCCTCGGTCGCGCCGGGCTTGGCGACCGATTGGAGCGCCACCGACGAGAGTCGACAGTGGGAGTTCACCCTCCGCGACGACGTGACGTTCCACGACGGAACGCCACTTTCGGCCGCGTTGGCAGTCGAATCGCTCCGCCGGAGCTTCGCGTCTACGTCGCTTGCCGGCCTTCCCGTCGAGTCGGTTTCGGCCGCGGACGACCGGACCGTTCGCATCCGGACCGAACGTCCGTTCGCGCCGCTGCCGGCCCACCTCACCCGCGCCGAGACCAGTATCGTCTCGTCCGAATCGTACGACGACGACGGGGCGGTAACCGAGTTGATCGGGACCGGCCCGTTCAGGTTCGACTCGTGGGAGCCGGGCGAACGAATCACGGCTGTCGCGTTCGAGTCGTATCACGGAACGGTTCCGAGTATCGACGAACTCGTCTACGAGCGCGTCGCGGACGAACAGACCCGTCTCCTCAAACTCGAAAATGGGGAGTTGGACATGGCTCGTCAGCTCTCCACAGAAACGACGCCGGGTCTAGAAGCGCACGACCACTTGACGGCCTACGAGTACGAAGTGCCGAGAACTCGCTATCTCGTCTTCGACACGACCTCGACGCCGTTCGGGGACCGCGAGGTTCGCCGAGCGGCCATGTACGCCCTCGACCGGGCTGGCATCGTCGAGAGCGTGCTGAACGGCGGCGGGCCGGCCGCCGTCGGACCGTACCCGCCGGAGCTGACCGAATGGGCCAACGAGGACCTCGAGCCGTACGCGTACGACCCCGAGAAGGCCCGGGAACTGCTCGAAGCGGCGGGGTGGAAGGCGACCGAAAGCGGCCGCGTCCGCGACGGGGAACCGCTGGAAATCGAACTGTGGACCTACGACGCGTGGTCGCTCCCAATCGTCGCGCAGGTCGTCCAAGAACAGCTCTCGGCGGTCGGCTTCGACGTCTCGCTGCGACAACTGGCGTACAGCACCATCCGGGAACGGGCGAATCGGGACTCGTTCGACGCCGTGCTGTGGTCGAACTCCCTTTTGTGGTACCCGGACCCGGACCGGCTCGCGGACTTCGTCCACTCGACGGAGGCAACGATGTTCAGCGGCTACGAGAACGAGCGGGTCGACCGACTGCTCGAAGCAGCCCGGACGACCACACACCGCGCCGAGCGGAAGCGCCGGTACGACGAGGTGCAGGCCATCGCCCAGCGAGACGTTCCGATTGGCTGGGTAACACACGTCACGAACGTCGTGGGCACGAGCGCCGACGTCGAGGGCTACCGGCCGCTGCCGACGGAGACGTGCTACCACCTCGAAGACGTGACGCACCAGTCGAGGGCATGACGGAGCGAGTGCCACCCACAGGACTGAGCGGCCACCGCAGCGGCCGCAGCGACCGCCGCGGTCAGAGCCGTCGGAGGCAGTCGTGAGCCGGCACCTGCTGCGTCGAGTCGGCGGGGCGGTGCTGGTGCTGTTCGGCGTGTCCGCCCTCACCTACGGCTTCGTCTTCCTCACGCCGGGGGACCCGGCGGTCGCCGCGCTCTCCCAGCAACTCGGCCACCAACCGTCGGCGGCGGCGGTCGAACAGTTCCGGGCGACTCACGGGCTGAACCGCCCGCTTCCGGTCCGGTACGCGGACTGGCTCAGCGAGGTCGCGCGCGGCGACTTCGGCACCTCGTACCAGTCGGGGCGGCCGGTGCGGTCGATGCTCGTTCAGCGCCTGCCCAACACGGTCGAACTGGCGGTCGCGTCGACGGTCGTCGCGGTCGCGGTCGCCGTCCCCGCGGGCGTGACGAGCGCCGTGCGGGCCGGTGGCTACGTCGACGACCTGACGCGGGTCGCGTCCCTCGTCGGCGTGTCGATGCCGAACTTCTGGCTCGGCTACTTGCTCATCATCGGCGGCGCGCTCCAACTGGGTCTGTTTCCGGTTTCGGGAGCGGGCGACATCTCGCACCTCGTGCTCCCGGCGGTGACGCTCGGCTCGGGGATGGCCGGCGTCATCGCGCGGCTGGTTCGAACGTCAATACTCGACACGCTCGGGACGGAGTACGTCCGGACGGCCCGGTCGAAAGGGCTGCACGAGCGCGTCGTGGTGTACAAACACGCGTTCCGGAACGCGCTCGTCCCCGTCGTGACGGTCATCGGGCTCCAGTTCGGCTACGTCCTGAACGGGGCGGTCGTCGTCGAAGCCGTCTTCCAGCGGCCGGGGTTGGGGACGCTCCTCGTCGACGCGGTGTTCGCGCGGGACTACCCCGTCGTGCAGGGCGTGACGCTCCTCGTCGGCGTCGCGTTCGTGAGCGTCAACCTCCTCGTCGACCTGACGTACCGCTATCTCGACCCGCGTATCGATATCGGAGGGACGCGGCCGTGAACGGGACCGACGAATCGGTCGCGTCGGAGGCGGAACGCGGGTGGCGACGGTGGTACGCCGCGCTCGCGACGAACCGCGCTGCGAGGGTGGGCGGCCTCATCGTCGTCGCACTGGTCGTCTTCACGGCGTTCGGCCCGCTCCTGTGGCCTCGTGATCCCGTCGAACAGCACCTCGTACACCGGCTCGAACCTCCTTCGCTCGCGCACCCGCTCGGGACCGACCGGCTCGGCCGCGACGTGCTCGCCCGACTGCTCCACGGTGCGCGCCTCTCGCTCGGCGTCGCCGTCGTCGTCACGGGGGTCCGTCTCGCGCTCGGGACGGCCGTCGGCCTCGTCGCCGGCTACGTCGGCGGCTGGGTCGACGCGGCGCTGATGCGACTCCTCGACACGCTGCTGTCGTTCCCGGGTATCGTCCTCGCCATCGTCGTCGCGGGTATCCGCGGCCCCAGCCTTCTCAACGCCATGGTCGCGCTCGCGGTCGTCGGCTGGGCCTCCTACGCCCGACTCGTTCGAAGCACCGTCCTCTCGGTGCGAGAGCGGGAGTTCGTCGCCGCGTCGCGGCTGCTCGGGTCCTCTCGGCTGCACGTGATTCGCCGGCACGTCCTTCCGAGCGTGGTCGGTCCGGTCGTCGTCCTCGCGACGCTCGACGTCGGCGGCGTGATTCTCGGTGCCGCCGGCCTGTCGTTTCTCGGTCTCGGTGTCCAACCCCCGACCCCGGAGTGGGGGGCGATGCTCGCCGGCGGCCGGAACCACCTCCGCGACGCCTGGTGGCTGGTGAACGCTCCGGGCGGCATGATACTGCTCACCGCGCTGGGGTTCAACCTCCTCGGCGACGGACTTCGGGCGGCGCTCTCCGCGACAGAGTCCGACCGGGTAGAACGCGAACGCGCGTGAGACGCCCCTCACGGCGCTCGTCGTCGCGAACGATGAGGACGGAACGTTGATAGAGCTACGAACGTTCCCGTCCGCTCGTCAGGAACTCACCTGACCACGATACGACTGCGCGTTCCTCGTGGAACGCATGCCAACCGATGGCCGGGTGGAAAATGAAGTTATCTGAAAATAGAATTTGAGATGTCTAATCCAGGTGACGGCTCTCTATTCGAGCAACCTCGACTGGAGTGACCGCGATCCGACCGACGGGGGGACTCGTGTTTCCCGCCGCCTATTGAGTGCCCGGTAGCTCTTTTGGGGTTGGCATAGCCCTGCAATCAGTACGGACAGCTCATAGTAACGGCCTTTATCACCCAGTCATGTTGACCGGGTGATGGTATCAACCAGGAGAAGTTTCATCGGAGGTTCTGCCGCGGCGGTGGCGGGTCTCGCCGGCTGTCTGACGACGAGCAGTTCCGAGGGTGACGCCGACGCGACGGGGTCCGGTGGCGGCGACGCGGAAACGTACGAGGTCGGCTATCGGGACTTCCAGACGAACATCGAGGCCACCGCGTTCCCCGATATGCTGTACTTCTACTGCGTCCAGTCCGGGTGGATGAACTGGCCGTCGCTGATGCAGTCGTTCGAGGACTCCTACGGCGTGGCCGTCCACGACGACGACCGCTCGTCGGGCGAGGCGCTCCAGCACATGCGCTCGCACTCGAACAACGTGACCCACTCGGGGTACAACGGCGGCTACACCTACGGCATCGTCGCCCGGAACGAGGGCTTCACGCAGGCGTACAAGCCGCAGGGGTGGGACAAGGTGCCTGACTCGCTCAAGACCGACGACGGCCACGTCACGGCGACCCGTCGAGTGACGACGGCCGTGACCTATCGGAAGGACATCTACGAGGAACGCGGCCTCGACGAGCCGACCACGTGGGAGGACCTGCTCCAGCCCGAACTCATGCAGGACCTCGCGCTCCAGACCCCGCAGGCGGCGGTCGGGCTCGCGGCGGCGCTGTCGATTAACAACGCCCGTGGCGGTAGCATGAACGACCTCCAGCCCGTCATCGACTACTACGAGCGGATTCAGGAGGGCGGCGCGGAGTTCACCGACAACTTCCTCGCGCAGTTCTCCCGCGGGGAGTACGCCACGTTCATCCGGTACGACTACTCCGGCCTCGACCTCAAGTACAACAACGACGAGGTCGCGGAAGAGAACGTCGGCGTCGCGCTCTTGGGCGGCGAAAACGGGAACAAAGGCGCGCTCAACATGCCGTACGGCTACGCGCTCTTGGAGGGCGCGCCGAACCCGGCGGCCGGCAAACTGTTCATGGACTACGTCCTCTCGCTGGAGGGCCAACAGCAGTTCCTCGACGCCTACGTCAGGCCGATTCGCTCCTCGGAGC
Protein-coding regions in this window:
- a CDS encoding sugar phosphate isomerase/epimerase family protein, with the protein product MSEATPVQRPRFGASMDIRYADEVASFAGFLRRFDLNHVELRAGYLDVQPGERDAERLRAVAEEFDVSYTVHGPHLDVAPGNVNERLRNAAVAATKEAIELAAAIDAGGVIVHGGSVRTRYPDHVREHTREQAVRTLRECAEFAAEVGVPVCLENQRDKPGTRRHTATPDRLAAFLDDVGVGDEFLKLTLDVGHAKATGVDYERFVERFGDRIQVAHLHDNDGTEDAHEPLPSFRSVAADIDAPYNVLEMKSRADVERCVSGTDA
- a CDS encoding 2-phosphosulfolactate phosphatase encodes the protein MSADGRQTEPFVETLIEGCENIPAEPTPGDYVVVDVTHFSATVAELLALGAEYVHVTDERGDEPAYQEDHPDSLIGGGKTDDYEPNPGYDFFNSPSYVQQLDLDGRPTAMTSTNGGRAVSTLRERGGSDVEVFVGGYTNAAAVADLLEARGRPVTIVASGSSGQPTPDDTLGAALIDECLHGDGLTDRDRERYARLLVTAKGPRYEQKHEIRRRDLHEFETAIDSRSVVPVLRGDRLVPASRVDV
- a CDS encoding DoxX family protein, whose protein sequence is MTLATERLRRFKTPLRYAMGCLYVLAGVMHFVVPNAYAQVVPPVFPAALALVYVSGVVEIALGVGVGVRRTQRVAAWGLIALLIAVFPANVYMATSDIVLDGVPAAFREPSDAALWLRLPLQGVLVAWAWWYTRPESVEADESRSVR
- a CDS encoding deoxyhypusine synthase; translation: MTEDDTHDRVVPGSDEAIDSADVRGYDFDGAFDFDEFLDAYATTGFQATQLAEAIDIAEEMQEADATVYLTFTSNIVSSGLREAVAYLVREGFVDVLITTSGSLTEDVIKTAKPFKMGSWDADEGELRERGINRLGNIYVPSDRYVWLEQYLYDFFEDFFAEEKVRTPTAFARELGATLDDEHSVLKQAADNDVPVYCPALTDAEVGNFLYYYRQGYDKEVGIEILDDYDSLIQDGLLADETGLIAVGGGVPKHHAIMTNLFRGGADYVVYISTGMEGDGSLSGAPPNEAVSWGKVKDHDTNYTQVEAEATLVFPLLVAGAFKN
- a CDS encoding aspartate/glutamate racemase family protein, which gives rise to MNEDDAVGGELRTVGILGGMSSQSTVEYYRLIDEGINDVHGGHHAAELLIRSVDFGTVERYIRTERWDDAADYLAAAATDLEAGGADFVVMATNTMHRVAPRIEAALSIPFLHIVDAAADAILADGLETVGVLGTRATMDGAFYRERFEEHGIDVIVPEESRRDEIDRIVFEELTKGEIREASRDYYLKAVDQLVERGADGIVLGCTEIELLVEQADRPDVPLFDTTALHVERAVERSLAGRVDG
- a CDS encoding ABC transporter substrate-binding protein, coding for MNEARPLRRRTVLSVLTAASLGGLAGCLGGADDSAPDASENESTTFRVGTQWNPDSLDPLVKGWVFRKLSVIEPLVITDYDASVAPGLATDWSATDESRQWEFTLRDDVTFHDGTPLSAALAVESLRRSFASTSLAGLPVESVSAADDRTVRIRTERPFAPLPAHLTRAETSIVSSESYDDDGAVTELIGTGPFRFDSWEPGERITAVAFESYHGTVPSIDELVYERVADEQTRLLKLENGELDMARQLSTETTPGLEAHDHLTAYEYEVPRTRYLVFDTTSTPFGDREVRRAAMYALDRAGIVESVLNGGGPAAVGPYPPELTEWANEDLEPYAYDPEKARELLEAAGWKATESGRVRDGEPLEIELWTYDAWSLPIVAQVVQEQLSAVGFDVSLRQLAYSTIRERANRDSFDAVLWSNSLLWYPDPDRLADFVHSTEATMFSGYENERVDRLLEAARTTTHRAERKRRYDEVQAIAQRDVPIGWVTHVTNVVGTSADVEGYRPLPTETCYHLEDVTHQSRA
- the nikB gene encoding nickel ABC transporter permease, with protein sequence MSRHLLRRVGGAVLVLFGVSALTYGFVFLTPGDPAVAALSQQLGHQPSAAAVEQFRATHGLNRPLPVRYADWLSEVARGDFGTSYQSGRPVRSMLVQRLPNTVELAVASTVVAVAVAVPAGVTSAVRAGGYVDDLTRVASLVGVSMPNFWLGYLLIIGGALQLGLFPVSGAGDISHLVLPAVTLGSGMAGVIARLVRTSILDTLGTEYVRTARSKGLHERVVVYKHAFRNALVPVVTVIGLQFGYVLNGAVVVEAVFQRPGLGTLLVDAVFARDYPVVQGVTLLVGVAFVSVNLLVDLTYRYLDPRIDIGGTRP
- the nikC gene encoding nickel transporter permease, yielding MNGTDESVASEAERGWRRWYAALATNRAARVGGLIVVALVVFTAFGPLLWPRDPVEQHLVHRLEPPSLAHPLGTDRLGRDVLARLLHGARLSLGVAVVVTGVRLALGTAVGLVAGYVGGWVDAALMRLLDTLLSFPGIVLAIVVAGIRGPSLLNAMVALAVVGWASYARLVRSTVLSVREREFVAASRLLGSSRLHVIRRHVLPSVVGPVVVLATLDVGGVILGAAGLSFLGLGVQPPTPEWGAMLAGGRNHLRDAWWLVNAPGGMILLTALGFNLLGDGLRAALSATESDRVERERA
- a CDS encoding extracellular solute-binding protein, producing MAGLAGCLTTSSSEGDADATGSGGGDAETYEVGYRDFQTNIEATAFPDMLYFYCVQSGWMNWPSLMQSFEDSYGVAVHDDDRSSGEALQHMRSHSNNVTHSGYNGGYTYGIVARNEGFTQAYKPQGWDKVPDSLKTDDGHVTATRRVTTAVTYRKDIYEERGLDEPTTWEDLLQPELMQDLALQTPQAAVGLAAALSINNARGGSMNDLQPVIDYYERIQEGGAEFTDNFLAQFSRGEYATFIRYDYSGLDLKYNNDEVAEENVGVALLGGENGNKGALNMPYGYALLEGAPNPAAGKLFMDYVLSLEGQQQFLDAYVRPIRSSELELPEEFIDPAEYDRTEFQVDYGQLVDQQEDIIQEITRGANI